The following coding sequences are from one Devosia yakushimensis window:
- a CDS encoding ABC transporter ATP-binding protein, with amino-acid sequence MTYLSIENVDKHFDRGGVRSEVLKDVSLDIAQGEVISIIGHSGCGKSTLLNLIAGLTEVSSGGIQLEGREVNGPGPERAVVFQNHSLLPWLTVYENVNLAVAKVFGRTKTGAERHDWIMHNLDLVQMSHAKDKRPTEISGGMKQRVGIARALAMQPKILLLDEPFGALDALTRAHLQDAVMDIQKRLGNTMIMITHDVDEAVLLSDRIVMMTNGPAARIGEILPVPLERPRNRIELAGDRTYLKCREAVLKFLYERHRFVEAA; translated from the coding sequence ATGACCTATCTCAGCATTGAAAACGTCGACAAGCATTTCGACCGTGGCGGGGTCCGCTCCGAGGTCCTCAAGGATGTCAGCCTCGATATCGCCCAGGGCGAAGTGATCTCGATCATCGGCCATTCCGGTTGCGGCAAGTCCACCCTGCTCAACCTGATTGCAGGCCTGACCGAAGTGTCCTCCGGCGGCATCCAGCTCGAAGGCCGCGAGGTCAATGGCCCCGGCCCCGAACGCGCCGTGGTGTTCCAGAACCATTCGCTGCTGCCCTGGCTCACCGTCTATGAAAACGTCAACCTGGCCGTCGCCAAGGTGTTCGGCCGCACCAAGACCGGCGCCGAACGCCATGACTGGATCATGCACAACCTTGATCTGGTGCAGATGAGCCACGCCAAGGATAAGCGCCCCACCGAGATTTCGGGCGGCATGAAGCAGCGCGTCGGCATTGCCCGGGCGCTGGCCATGCAGCCCAAAATCCTGCTGCTCGACGAGCCCTTCGGCGCGCTGGACGCCCTCACCCGCGCCCATCTGCAGGATGCCGTCATGGATATCCAGAAGCGGCTCGGCAACACCATGATCATGATCACCCATGACGTGGACGAGGCCGTGCTGCTCTCCGACCGCATCGTCATGATGACCAATGGCCCCGCCGCCCGTATCGGGGAAATCCTCCCCGTCCCGCTGGAGCGTCCGCGCAACCGCATCGAGCTGGCTGGCGATCGCACCTATCTCAAATGCCGCGAGGCAGTGCTCAAATTCCTCTACGAGCGCCATCGTTTTGTGGAAGCCGCGTAA
- the ntrB gene encoding nitrate ABC transporter permease: protein MSATVQRLAPASAPQPAAAAEVFALPMPAARPGAWSKTLANIAANVVPPLVVIALILVVWQIICGSPGASLPAPSQVWTDAGELIVSPFFDYGQGDIGLGLRVLTSLQRVAIGFGIAAVVGVAVGAVIGQSIWAMRGLDPIFQILRTVPPLAWLPLSLAAFMDSAPSAIFVIFITSVWPVVINTAVGVRNIPQDYRNVARILQLNQAEFFFKIMIPAAAPYIFTGLRIGVGLSWLAIVAAEMLTGGVGIGFFIWDAWNSSRLSDIIVALVYIGVVGFILDRLVAAVGAFVTRGTAAN from the coding sequence ATGTCCGCCACCGTCCAGCGCCTCGCCCCAGCCTCCGCCCCGCAGCCCGCGGCCGCAGCCGAAGTCTTCGCCCTGCCCATGCCCGCTGCCCGCCCCGGCGCCTGGTCGAAAACCCTCGCCAACATCGCCGCCAACGTTGTGCCGCCGCTCGTCGTTATCGCGCTGATCCTGGTGGTCTGGCAGATCATCTGCGGCTCGCCCGGCGCCTCGCTCCCTGCGCCCAGCCAGGTCTGGACCGATGCGGGCGAACTGATCGTCAGCCCATTCTTCGACTACGGCCAGGGCGATATCGGGCTGGGCCTGCGCGTGCTGACCTCGCTGCAACGCGTCGCCATCGGCTTCGGCATTGCCGCCGTGGTGGGCGTGGCGGTCGGCGCGGTTATCGGCCAATCCATCTGGGCCATGCGCGGGCTCGATCCGATCTTTCAAATCCTGCGCACCGTGCCGCCGCTCGCCTGGCTGCCGCTCTCGCTCGCCGCCTTCATGGATTCCGCGCCCTCGGCCATTTTCGTGATCTTCATCACCTCGGTCTGGCCGGTGGTCATCAATACCGCCGTGGGCGTGCGCAACATCCCCCAGGATTACCGCAACGTGGCGCGCATCCTCCAGCTCAACCAGGCCGAGTTCTTCTTCAAGATCATGATCCCGGCCGCCGCCCCCTACATTTTCACCGGCCTGCGGATCGGCGTCGGCCTGTCCTGGCTCGCCATCGTCGCCGCCGAAATGCTGACTGGCGGCGTGGGCATCGGTTTCTTCATCTGGGACGCGTGGAACAGCTCGCGCCTCTCCGACATCATCGTGGCGCTGGTCTATATCGGGGTCGTGGGGTTCATCCTCGACCGGCTGGTAGCGGCCGTCGGCGCCTTCGTCACCCGCGGCACAGCTGCGAACTGA